One Dictyostelium discoideum AX4 chromosome 3 chromosome, whole genome shotgun sequence genomic region harbors:
- the mybH gene encoding SWIRM domain-containing protein produces the protein MTTQTKTSSPIQPSPIEQSPIQQSPIQQSPIQQSPILQSPIQRSPIQQLPIQQSPSISSTSFSNSNNDTNFNSKRLSNSIFPTSTSPVLSPLSPPLQPQPLISTSTSFNINNNNNNNNNNNNNNNNNNNNNNNNNNNNNTPKTTISGATRSSWTKEEERLFVEAYKLYDKDNKKIQEHVKTKTILQVRSHAQKFALKLEKNGIKSLDNIDQLFNQSHAASSSHNLPSHNTPWSNEEHELFLKAIEKYGRGNWKLISTLIKSRNTLQIKNHARIYFDKISQQNGPPSKKTIIEVENNNNYNDQNNNNEQNNNNNNNNNNNNNNNNNNNSFFNGNDNGNNSSYSDNGNGNKSTSSKSDLSNTRSSGSSSSSGSSSSSSSSTISSGGSGGRSSGGSSGRSSGNSKKSSSKSKSKNPTSKPITPIQPKLILPSRNIILSSAFSTPTPTSISTFPKTPTYTTSNYKSSNNPLNRSFGSINNSSSNNNNNNNNNNNNNNNNNNNNNNNNNNNNNNNNNNNNNNNNNNNNNNKPPTKERYLDLNIITQEEMMGCKEYFTGQISKTPDRYIKIRDKIIRQWDSFKPNYLSKTFSRNQIKDCGSDINSIGRVHQFLESIGVINFNAVGNPLNNNDYDRDNNNNNNNKNNNNNNNNNNNNNNNNNNNNNISDLSAILSSAITNRMLENRKTNNPLRKRKIFYDGQWMDQSLLNTTIEHSGNENDKINMATSSTINNVNNSKTSSSSSPTNESSKLYNFEDFSSFPSFDPFTLVECKKYNNPNEQPFTIDVSSNTMIVMDIHSHISSTEVIGMLGGKFNPDTNHITILLAIPCNSISSDIQCDMDPNSQIAAKEMVNSIGLDIVGWYHSHPNFEPIPSLRDIETQTSFQNLFATSSNNNNNNNKSMIEPFIGFIVNPYHKNGLISNFNCITITKQMDETNQYRIPYQLSTSYTPSLNNQYLYQQIDNLFEKYKSYSSRIDLKKTMENGGFTHLDKMISSISSNLILNNNSSSSNNKNNTNESDLINCDEDIIQDDQTELFLTKIKNQFKDFNNNNNNNNNNNNNNNNNNNNNNNNNNKNKNRNEGSRSRSRSRSRSRSRSRSGTRSRSRSRSLDSYSRSRSRSGGNGYVGEKTLPKKHHHQHLHNRHKSNTFNDPDLSDSYMSEVSRSSSDYYNTESSSSMSDIEDDDISEYSDTENYKSFNKNNNNNNHYNNNFLDKPVLQNKPSYQ, from the exons ATGACAACACAAACAAAAACTTCATCACCAATACAACCATCACCAATAGAACAATCACCAATACAACAATCACCAATACAACAATCACCAATACAACAATCACCAATACTACAATCACCAATACAACGATCACCAATACAACAGTTACCAATACAACAATCACCTAGCATCTCTTCaacttctttttctaattctaataatgataccaattttaattcaaaaagactatcaaattcaattttccCTACATCAACATCACCTGTACTATCTCCATTATCTCCACCATTGCAACCACAACCATTAATTTCAACTTCAACAtctttcaatattaataataataataataataataataataataataataataataataataataataataataataataataataataataataataatacaccaaAAACCACGATAAGTGGAGCTACGAGATCTTCATGgacaaaagaagaagaaagatTATTTGTTGAAGCATATAAGCTATATGATAAggataataaaaagattcaAGAACATGTTAAAACCAAAACAATACTTCAAGTTAGATCTCATGCACAAAAGTTTGCAttgaaattggaaaaaaatggtataaaatcattagatAATATcgatcaattatttaatcaatcaCATGCTGCTTCCTCTTCTCATAATTTACCTTCTCATAATACACCTTGGAGTAATGAAGAACATGAATTGTTTCTTAAAGcaatt GAAAAATATGGTAGAGGTAATtggaaattaatttcaacattAATAAAAAGTAGAAATACacttcaaattaaaaatcacgCTAGAATTTACTTTGATAAAATTTCTCAACAAAATGGACCTCCTTccaaaaaaactattatagaagtagaaaataataataattataatgatcaaaataataataatgaacaaaacaataataataataataataataataataataataataataataataataataattccttttttaatggtaatgataatggtaataatagtagttaTAGTGATAATGGAAATGGTAATAAAAGTACTTCTAGTAAGAGTGATTTAAGTAATACtcgtagtagtggtagtagcagtagtagtggtagtagtagtagtagcagTAGTAGTACTATTAGTAGTGGTGGCAGTGGTGGTAgaagtagtggtggtagtagtggcaGAAGCAGTGGTAACAGTAAGAAATCATCTTCAAAaagtaaaagtaaaaatcCAACAAGTAAACCCATTACACCAATACAACCAAAGCTTATTTTACCTTCAAGAAACATTATTTTATCATCAGCATtctcaacaccaacaccaacatcaatCTCAACATTTCCAAAAACACCAACATACACAACAAGCAATTATAAAAGTAGCAATAATCCTTTAAATAGAAGTTTTGGCAGTATCAATAATtcaagtagtaataataataataataataataataataataataataataataataataataataataataataataataataataataataataataataataataataataataataataataataataataataataataataataaaccaccaACAAAAGAGAGATATCTAGacttaaatattattacacAAGAGGAAATGATGGGATGTAAAGAATATTTCACTGGTCAAATATCTAAAACACCTGATAGATATATCAAAATTcgtgataaaattattagacAATGGGATTCCTTTAAACCAAACTATCTTTCAAAAACATTTTcaagaaatcaaataaaagattGTGGTAGtgatattaattcaattggtaGAGTTCATCAATTTTTAGAATCAATTGGTGTTATTAACTTTAATGCAGTTGGAAACCcgttaaataataatgattatgatcgtgataataataataataataataataaaaataataataataataataataataataataataataataataataataataataataataatatatcagATTTATCAGCTATTTTATCAAGTGCAATTACAAATAGAATGTTAGAGAATAGAAAAACTAACAATCCattaagaaaaagaaaaatattttatgatGGTCAATGGATGGATCAAAGTTTATTAAACACCACTATTGAACATAGtggaaatgaaaatgataaaattaatatggctACTTCATCAACAATCAACaatgtaaataattcaaaaacatcatcatcatcatcaccaactaATGAAAGTTCAAAActttataattttgaagATTTTTCGTCATTTCCATCATTTGATCCATTCACTTTGGTTGaatgtaaaaaatataataatccaaatgaaCAACCATTTACAATCGATGTTAGTTCAAATACGATGATCGTTATGGATATTCATTCTCATATTTCATCAACTGAAGTCATTGGTATGTTGGGTGGTAAATTTAATCCAGATACCAATCACATAACAATATTATTGGCGATTCCTTgtaattcaatttcttctGATATTCAATGTGATATGGATCCAAACTCACAAATTGCTGCAAAGGAAATGGttaattcaattggtttagATATTGTCGGTTGGTATCATTCTCATCCAAACTTTGAACCAATACCATCATTACGAGATATTGAAACTCAAACttcttttcaaaatttatttgcaACTTCatcaaacaataataataataataataaatctatGATTGAACCATTTATTGGATTCATAGTTAATCCGTATCATAAGAATGgattaatatcaaattttaattgtattacaattacaaaacAAATGGATGAAACCAATCAATATCGTATTCCATATCAATTATCAACAAGTTATACACCATCTTTAAATAACCAATATCTTTATCaacaaattgataatttatttgaaaagtaTAAAAGTTATTCAAGTCGAATAGATTTAAAGAAAACAATGGAAAATGGTGGTTTCACTCATTTGGATAAAATGATTAGTTCCAtttcttcaaatttaattttaaataacaatagtagtagtagtaataataaaaataacactAATGAGAGTGACCTTATTAATTGTGATGAAGATATAATTCAAGATGATCAAactgaattatttttaacaaaaattaaaaatcaatttaaagattttaataataataataataataataataataataataataataataataataataataataataataataataataataataaaaataaaaatagaaatgaaGGAAGTAGGTCAAGAAGTAGATCAAGAAGTAGATCAAGAAGTAGATCAAGAAGTGGAACAAGAAGTAGATCTAGAAGTAGAAGTTTAGATAGTTATTCTAGAAGTAGAAGTAGAAGTGGTGGAAATGGTTATGTGGGTGAGAAAACACTGCCAAAgaaacatcatcatcaacatcttcATAATAGACATAAGAGTAACACTTTCAATGACCCAGATCTAAGTGATTCTTATATGAGTGAAGTTAGTAGATCGTCAtctgattattataatactGAGTCCAGTAGTAGTATGAGTGatattgaagatgatgaCATCAGTGAATATAGTGATactgaaaattataaatcttttaataaaaataataataacaataatcattacaataataattttttagataAGCCAGTATTACAAAACAAACCAtcataccaataa
- the empD gene encoding hypothetical protein (emp24/gp25L/p24 family protein) yields MNKTLLVVLLALILCVQYSYSFMFEVRAADEKCIVEEFRQDTLVNGKFEVSDRLSKNIAFQYEVVMASMQMKFYVRGPTGDLILVNHDASTGVIAFNAQEAGDYSFCFLDNYRPGAQAMPLSRTVSLEIKTGVEANDYSDVITKGQLKPSEIELKKIEDVVDSIKVEILYMKNREETMRNTNESTNSRVANLSIFCFFVLIGSAAFQINYLKRYFKQRKLI; encoded by the exons atgaataaaaCCTTATTAGTAGTTTTATTAGCATTAATTTTATGTGTTCAATACAGTTATTCATTTATGTTTGAAGTTAGAGCAGCAGATGAAAAATGTATTGTTGAAGAATTTAGACAAGACACATTAGTCAATGGTAAGTTTGAAGTCTCTGACAGATTATCTAAAAATATCGCCTTCCAATATGAAGTCGTTATGGCCAGTAtgcaaatgaaattttat gtTCGTGGTCCAACtggtgatttaattttagttaaCCATGATGCATCAACTGGTGTTATTGCATTCAATGCTCAAGAAGCAGGTGATTATTCATTCTGTTTCTTGGACAATTACAGACCAG gTGCACAAGCAATGCCATTAAGTAGAACAGTATCATTAGAGATTAAAACAGGTGTCGAAGCAAATGATTATTCAGATGTTATCACTAAAGGTCAATTAAAACCATCAGAAATTGAACTTAAAAAGATTGAAGATGTTGTAGACTCAATTAAAGTTGAAATCTTATACATGAAGAACAGAGAAGAAACAATGAGAAACACAAATGAATCTACCAACTCTAGAGTTgctaatttatcaattttttgtttctttgttttaattgGCTCTGCAGCTTtccaaattaattatttgaaacgTTACTTCaaacaaagaaaattaatttaa
- the pif1 gene encoding DNA helicase, with translation MFLRLSLKTIKKCQSNFITSFNSKQYKFFTTHYGYDFFNNDENDSGGGEYQTSFDYDVDIEVPILSNVTTSNTTIINRPFYNNNNNNNLQVSSLTAEKLPKKIKINKKPLVNNNNNNNNNNNNNNNNNNNNNNNNNNNNNNNNNNNKNSNNVNLTKTTKSTNTSTTQSQPNDQGLFSPTKTKNKTSSVNEKEEIEILNNFAKSLQDQQQKVKTIFDKFENIENDNSDNVDSQNLLELDELLTSEQQKIVNLIVDGGKNVFFTGSAGTGKSFVLKHLVSKLRKKYPKSVYVTAATGIAAVNIGGTTLHSFAGIKLGVAPAQRLAVEILQSKKLLQKWLDCSVLIIDEISMIDAELFEKLDTIGQMVRGNNQPFGGIQLVLVGDFFQLPPVHGNYAFECKAWKKSIDISVELTTVMRQKETEFIDILNKIRVGDIKEDMINRLVSTCNKPLDISNGILPTRLYSTNASVDQENQSSLDKLLGEPFSFQAVDSGNKELIELLDRDCPAMKNLTLKVGAQVVLLRKIEKGDGLVNGSRGVVVDFVKARVSRKNNKFHKVNQYLPVVLFNDGQKVTIPPSEWCVWSEEKAYRNQIPLKLAWALTIHRAQGMTLDKVECELSRTFASGQGYVALSRVKSLAGLHLKSLNTPALKTSPKVVTFNKKIIRSINNSHI, from the exons atgtttttaCGGTTATCTCTAAagacaataaaaaaatgtcaaTCAAACTTTATAACTTCATTCAATAgtaaacaatataaattttttacaaCACACTATGGTTATGATTTTTTCAATAACGATGAAAAtgatagtggtggtggtgaataCCAAACTTCTTTTGACTACGATGTGGATATAGAAGTACCAATACTAAGTAATGTAACAACCTCAAATACAACAATAATCAATAGAcctttttataataataataataataacaatctACAAGTTTCTTCTTTAACAGCtgaaaaattaccaaaaaaaataaaaataaacaaaaaaccccttgtaaataataataataataataataataataataataataataataataataataataataataataataataataataataataataataataataataataataataaaaactcaaacaatgtaaatttaacaaaaacaaccaaaTCAACCAATACATCAACAACACAATCACAACCAAATGATCAAGGATTATTTTCGCcaacaaaaactaaaaacaaaacatcaagtgtaaatgaaaaagaggagattgaaattttaaataacttTGCAAAATCACTTcaagatcaacaacaaaaagttaaaacaatatttgataaatttgaaaacattgaaaatgataatagtgataatgtAGATAGTCAAAACCTTTTAGAATTGGATGAATTGTTAACATCtgaacaacaaaaaattgtaaatttaattgtagATGGTGGTAAGAATGTATTTTTCACTGGTAGCGCTGGTACTGGTAAAAGTTTTGTCTTAAAACATTTGGTATCAAAATTAAGAAAGAAATATCCAAAATCTGTTTATGTAACTGCTGCAACTGGTATTGctg ctGTTAATATTGGTGGTACGACATTACATTCATTTGCAGGTATAAAATTAGGAGTTGCACCAGCACAAAGGTTAGCAGTTGAAATTTTACAATcgaaaaaattattacaaaaatgGTTAGATTGCAGtgtattaattattgatgagATTTCAATGATCGATGcagaattatttgaaaaattagataCAATTGGTCAAATGGTTCGAGGCAATAATCAACCATTTGGTGGTATTCAATTGGTGTTGGTTGGTGATTTCTTTCAATTACCACCAGTACATGGAAATTATGCATTCGAATGTAAAGCATGGAAAAAATCAATAGATATCAGTGTTGAATTGACAACGGTTATGAGACAAAAAGAAACAGAATtcattgatattttaaataaaattcggGTGGGTGATATAAAAGAAGATATGATCAATCGATTGGTTTCCACTTGTAATAAACCTTTAGATATTAGCAATGGTATTTTACCAACCAGACTTTATTCAACAAATGCATCGGTCGATCAAGAGAATCAAAGCTCATTGGATAAATTACTAGGTGAACCTTTTAGTTTTCAAGCAGTTGATAGTGGCAATAAAGAGTTGATAGAGTTATTGGATCGTGACTGTCCCGCTATGAAAAATTTAACTTTAAAAGTTGGTGCTCAAGTGGTTCTACTTAGAAAGATTGAAAAAGGTGATGGTTTAGTCAACGGCTCAAGAGGTGTAGTTGTTGATTTCGTAAAAGCTAGAGTTTCacgtaaaaataataaattccaTAAAGTTAATCAATACTTACCAGTGGTTCTATTTAATGATGGCCAAAAAGTAACCATACCACCAAGTGAATGGTGTGTTTGGAGTGAAGAGAAAGCCTATCGTAATCAAATACCTTTAAAGCTTGCTTGGGCTTTAACTATTCATCGTGCTCAAGGTATGACTTTGGATAAGGTTGAATGTGAACTCTCTCGTACTTTTGCTTCCGGTCAAGGTTATGTTGCACTTTCTCGTGTTAAATCTTTAGCTGGTTTACACTTAAAGTCTTTAAATACTCCTGCATTAAAAACTTCTCCAAAAGTTGtaacttttaataaaaaaattattagatcaataaataattctcatatttaa
- a CDS encoding helicase superfamily 1 and 2 domain-containing protein, whose product MENEQEYFYQGAVSCLPKVLPSKKKLESLNNATTTTTTTPSIKSNTTTPPITPNNNNNNATTTTSTTTATTSTTTTTTTTTPTKPTKEIIDSSSANNTPKLTSTHILNSKNINNSIDLTASLPTDTTPPPPQTKDSLLSMLTKSSSISLDSNNNNNNNNNNNNNNNNNNNNNNNNNNNNNNNNNNNNNNNNNNNNNNNNNNNNNNNNNNNNSFNKENSEIIKDEISIKLNTVKENEELKKFLEKRVQNSFKDFKPRTHQWDTIVSVLKDLISPQHMKSFKSENRYNYLIQHAAGSGKSLTIACLVYFLYKLEINNKHKFDTIVIMNDRSQLDAQLGDVVIKFLTSNGITNFCRPKSSKQLQNEILSGKNRVVITTMQKFSQLLPNKSGGGGDDHDNDDDDDDGHHDGYANSKGKKKKKNNEDDNQFSFKSNSVAIISDEAHRSHGKSTTEKLHEFLSGNTRQSSKITYFSFTCTPTTQCLEMFGIASKGDKIPFYTYSMHNALEDKLILDVIKQFSTLRLNEVNVDSFQQYQQNLLQFHQQQQQQQQQRPQQYNEEAYGYSNSVYGGNNGYKNNNNNNNCFLNGIDFDDDQYEDETIQDQMLIKTKAQFIINHLLYTKNKHDNKLFKSRAMLVCSGRKGLLIYKKYLDQLISQLPIEEQFDSIAAFSPFIQEGKSMVESDPMINGKYAPYGTDKNRGIIKALNDDKQFNIRLLIVADKLQTGFDEPSLSIMYVDKKLKGANAVQTLSRLSRISKDKEATAIIDFVNTEKDMDFIFNLYKHSTSLRDLQDTQTLISSLIMAGRSIQKVFEKEKRAGLITPFCKAILFHEQQQQQQQQQQQQQQQQQQQQQQQQQQQQQQQQQQQQQQQQQQQQQQQQQQQQNSNDSPPSSSDLTNEYVQVEQYIDEFLYIHSKLVARNQLPDNLQSPISFKTVQTIKSTLDSLRLEKSRNSSLLTSSNKLVKIKLDYLTDEETKSTIEYSQSNVDYDADFAQSMWASNKGFDKTNGGGGDDNDADESEGETKEKILKEMTEKLKQIQKLGSSNSSSFSSSNSVYQTNFFDIPPTSKSSFINTTTSQNQTTTNAPENFKKASIWSIARGANQLKRANQTTPSFQPNFSQNKKPKS is encoded by the coding sequence atggAGAATGAACAAGAATATTTCTATCAAGGGGCAGTATCTTGTTTACCAAAAGTTTTAccatctaaaaaaaaattagagaGTTTAAATAATGCCACTACAACCACTACAACTACACCATCTATTAAATCTAATACAACAACTCCACCGATAactccaaataataataataataacgccaccactaccacttcaacaactacagcaacaacatctacaacaacaacaacaacaactacaacaccTACCAAACCAActaaagaaattattgattCATCATCAGCAAACAATACACCAAAATTAACATCAACACATATATTAAATAGTAAGAATATTAACAATTCAATAGATTTAACCGCATCACTACCAACCGacacaacaccaccaccaccacaaactAAAGactcattattatcaatgtTAACAAAATCgtcatcaatttcattggatagtaataataataataataataataataataataataataataataataataataataataataataataataataataataataataataataataataataataataataataataataataataataataataataataataataataataataataataataataataataataataatagttttaataaagaaaatagtgaaataattaaagatgaaatatcaattaaattaaatacagTTAAAGAGAATGaagaattaaagaaatttttagAGAAAAGAGTACAGAAttcatttaaagattttaaaccaCGTACACATCAATGGGATACAATTGTATCGGTATTAAAGGATTTAATATCACCACAACATATGAAATCATTCAAGAGTGAAAACCGATacaattatttgattcaacATGCTGCAGGTTCTGGTAAATCTTTGACCATTGCTTGTTTAGTCTACTTTTTATATAAACTAgagataaataataaacataaaTTTGATACCATTGTCATTATGAACGATAGAAGTCAATTGGATGCTCAGTTGGGTGATGTAGTCATTAAATTCTTAACAAGTAATGGTATTACCAATTTTTGTAGaccaaaatcatcaaaacaattacaaaatgaaattttaagtGGTAAAAATAGGGTTGTAATTACAACTATGCAAAAGTTTTCAcaattattaccaaataagagtggtggtggtggtgacgATCATGATAATgacgatgacgatgatgatggtcATCATGATGGTTATGCTAACTCTAAaggtaaaaagaaaaagaaaaataatgaagatgataacCAATTctcatttaaatcaaattcagtTGCAATCATTTCAGATGAAGCTCATAGATCACATGGTAAATCTACAACAGAGAAATTACATGAATTTCTTAGTGGTAATACAAGACAAAGTAGTAAGATTACATATTTTAGTTTTACATGTACACCAACAACTCAATGTTTGGAAATGTTTGGTATAGCTTCAAAAGGTGATAAAATTCCTTTCTATACTTACTCTATGCATAATGCTTTAGAagataaattgattttagatgtaattaaacaattttcaACTTTAAGATTAAATGAAGTTAATGTAGATTCAtttcaacaatatcaacaaaatttattacaatttcatcaacaacaacaacaacaacaacaacaacgaccACAACAATATAATGAAGAAGCTTATGGTTATAGTAATAGTGTttatggtggtaataatggttataaaaataataataataataataattgttttttaaatggtattgattttgatgatgatcaATATGAAGATGAAACTATTCAAGATcaaatgttaataaaaactaaagcacaatttataattaatcaTTTATTGTATACAAAGAATAAacatgataataaattatttaagaGTAGAGCAATGTTGGTTTGTTCAGGCAGAAAGGGATTACTTATTTATAAGAAATATTTAGATCAATTGATTTCACAATTACCAATCGAGGAACAATTTGATTCAATCGCAGCATTTTCACCATTCATCCAAGAGGGTAAAAGTATGGTTGAATCGGATCCAATGATCAATGGTAAATATGCTCCCTATGGTACTGATAAGAATAGAGGCATCATTAAGGCATTGAATGACGATAAACAATTCAACATTAGATTATTGATTGTCGCCGATAAATTACAAACTGGTTTCGATGAACCTTCCCTATCGATAATGTATGTCgacaagaaattaaaaggtGCAAACGCTGTACAAACCCTTTCACGTTTATCTCGTATCTCCAAAGATAAAGAAGCAACAGCCATCATTGATTTTGTCAATACTGAAAAAGATATggatttcattttcaatctATATAAACATTCAACTAGTTTAAGAGATTTACAAGATACTCAAACTTTAATTTCAAGTTTAATAATGGCTGGTAGATCCATTCAAAaagtttttgaaaaagaaaaaagagcAGGTTTAATAACTCCATTTTGTAAGGCAATTTTATTtcatgaacaacaacaacaacaacaacaacaacaacaacaacaacaacaacaacaacaacaacaacaacaacaacaacaacaacaacaacaacaacaacaacaacaacaacaacaacaacaacaacaacaacaacaacaacaacaacaacaacaacaacaacaaaatagtaatgattcaccaccatcatcttcAGATTTAACAAATGAATATGTTCAAGTTGAGCAATATATTGATGAATTCCTTTATATTCATTCAAAATTGGTTGCAAGAAATCAATTACCAGATAATCTTCAAAGTCCAATCTCTTTTAAAACAGTtcaaacaattaaatcaacattGGATTCTTTAAGATTGGAAAAGAGTAGAAATTCATCTTTACTCACTTCCTCTAATAAATtggttaaaattaaattagattATTTAACAGATGAAGAAACtaaatcaacaattgaaTATTCTCAAAGTAATGTAGACTATGATGCAGATTTCGCTCAATCAATGTGGGCTTCAAATAAAGGATTTGATAAAACCAacggtggtggtggtgatgataatgatgctGATGAAAGTGAAGGAGAAACAAAAGAGAAAATCTTAAAAGAAATGactgaaaaattaaaacaaattcaaaaattaggTTCATCAAATTcctcatcattttcatcttcaaataGTGTCTATCAAACAAATTTCTTTGATATACCACCAACAAGTAAAAGTAGTTTCATTAATACTACCACATCACAAaatcaaacaacaacaaatgctcctgaaaattttaaaaaagcaaGTATTTGGTCAATCGCAAGAGGTgccaatcaattaaaaagagCAAATCAAACAACTCCATCTTTTCAACCAAATTTCTCTCAAAATAAGAAACCAAaatcttga